A stretch of the Polluticoccus soli genome encodes the following:
- a CDS encoding prolipoprotein diacylglyceryl transferase, with product MYPDFQYLLQNLFGTEMPEWLSIFKTFGFLVALSFLGAAWTLTQELKRKESQGLLVPEFETIEVGHPASANELFWAAFLGFILGYKVGGFFGNAATIAPNPMGYLFSLQGNVVIGIVGALLMAYSKYAEKKKDQLPEPKTKRVATYPHQRIGEIVIIAAIGGLAGAKIFNAFETWDDFIANPAESLLSSSGLTFYGGLIVATAALWWYARKHNIPFKHLCDAAAPGLILSYGLGRLGCHFAGDGDWGIFNSAYVTGADGHLHAATMADFQQSVLEAGQYFRSNFGMHVPQKYAPAPGWLPDWMFAMNYAHNVNNEGIALAGCTGNYCAVLPAGVFPTPLYEFATCMILFAILWSLRKKLKYAWQMFGLYLIFNGIERFFIEKIRVNYKYDWGFLHPTQAEIIAVVMVILGILLLVFAGKRKEEIITDTVKS from the coding sequence ATGTATCCTGATTTTCAATACCTACTCCAAAATCTGTTTGGAACCGAGATGCCTGAATGGCTGAGCATCTTCAAAACCTTCGGCTTTCTCGTTGCCTTATCTTTCCTTGGTGCCGCGTGGACGCTCACCCAGGAACTGAAGCGTAAAGAATCGCAAGGCCTGCTGGTGCCCGAATTTGAAACCATAGAAGTAGGCCACCCCGCCTCGGCCAATGAATTGTTCTGGGCGGCTTTCCTAGGTTTTATACTGGGCTATAAGGTGGGTGGTTTTTTCGGCAATGCTGCTACCATAGCGCCCAACCCCATGGGTTACCTGTTCTCACTACAGGGCAATGTAGTGATAGGCATAGTAGGCGCACTGCTAATGGCTTACAGCAAATACGCCGAGAAGAAAAAAGACCAGCTGCCCGAACCTAAGACCAAACGCGTAGCCACTTACCCGCACCAGCGCATTGGCGAGATCGTGATCATCGCCGCCATAGGTGGATTGGCCGGCGCCAAGATCTTCAACGCGTTTGAAACATGGGATGACTTTATTGCCAATCCTGCCGAAAGCCTGCTCTCTTCATCGGGACTTACTTTCTACGGCGGATTGATAGTGGCGACTGCTGCCCTGTGGTGGTATGCAAGAAAGCACAACATACCGTTCAAACACCTGTGCGATGCGGCAGCACCGGGCCTTATACTGTCTTACGGACTGGGCCGCCTTGGCTGTCACTTTGCCGGCGATGGCGACTGGGGCATCTTCAACAGCGCATATGTAACCGGCGCCGATGGACACCTGCACGCAGCTACAATGGCCGATTTCCAACAGAGCGTACTTGAAGCGGGTCAATACTTCCGTTCCAACTTCGGTATGCACGTGCCGCAGAAATATGCACCGGCCCCAGGCTGGCTGCCCGACTGGATGTTTGCCATGAACTATGCCCACAATGTAAACAACGAAGGCATAGCCCTCGCAGGCTGCACCGGCAACTACTGTGCCGTACTGCCCGCAGGCGTGTTCCCTACCCCGCTCTACGAGTTTGCTACATGTATGATCTTGTTTGCTATCCTGTGGTCGCTACGCAAAAAGCTGAAATATGCCTGGCAAATGTTTGGCCTCTACCTTATATTCAACGGCATCGAACGTTTCTTTATCGAGAAGATACGCGTGAACTATAAATACGACTGGGGCTTCCTGCACCCCACCCAGGCCGAGATCATAGCCGTGGTGATGGTCATCCTGGGCATCCTGCTCCTCGTCTTTGCAGGAAAGAGGAAGGAAGAAATAATAACCGACACGGTAAAATCATAA